A window from Verrucomicrobiota bacterium encodes these proteins:
- a CDS encoding nucleoside-diphosphate kinase translates to MPQQLAYVIITPYSLHKSRTGGILARLITRTGLDLVAARMFAPSAELVKEYSEAIVSANDPQDRRIQELIRDYIIQNFMPDPKTQRCRRVMMLLFQGSEAVRKTRAVVGHIIANRRGGETIRDTYGDLILDERDQVRYFEPAVLAAPNVEEAATKLKLWTQYSDTDGGILENTIAYASEEKPQRTLVLIKPDNFRFPTGRPGNMIDFFSRTGLYIVGIKVHRMSVAEAVEFYGPVREVLRTKLTDIVASRAKTVLEKELGFSIPLADEKRLGQLLGPHYGDHQFGNIVKFMSGRAPSECDETLLHAPGTEKCIALVYEGPEAVRKIRDVLGPTDPSKAPPGSIRREFGQTIMVNAAHASDSEENATREIRVVNVGQNTFCKVVEEFYGKV, encoded by the coding sequence ATGCCTCAGCAACTTGCTTACGTCATCATTACCCCTTACTCGCTTCACAAGTCCCGCACCGGGGGCATCCTGGCTCGTCTGATCACCCGGACGGGTTTGGATTTGGTGGCGGCACGAATGTTCGCCCCGAGTGCCGAATTGGTGAAGGAATACTCCGAGGCCATCGTGTCGGCCAACGATCCGCAAGACCGCCGGATTCAGGAGTTGATTCGAGATTACATCATTCAGAACTTCATGCCCGATCCGAAAACGCAGCGCTGCCGGCGGGTCATGATGCTGCTTTTTCAGGGTAGCGAAGCGGTTCGAAAAACCCGCGCCGTGGTGGGACACATCATTGCCAACCGTCGCGGCGGCGAAACCATTCGCGATACCTACGGCGATCTGATTCTCGATGAACGAGACCAGGTGCGTTACTTCGAACCGGCCGTCCTGGCGGCGCCCAACGTCGAGGAGGCGGCAACCAAACTGAAACTCTGGACGCAGTACTCGGACACCGACGGCGGCATCCTGGAAAACACCATTGCCTATGCTTCGGAGGAAAAACCCCAGCGAACTCTGGTCCTGATCAAGCCGGACAATTTCCGGTTCCCGACTGGGCGTCCCGGCAACATGATCGACTTTTTCTCCCGCACCGGCCTTTACATTGTCGGCATCAAAGTCCATCGCATGAGCGTGGCGGAGGCGGTCGAGTTCTACGGACCGGTTCGCGAAGTCCTGCGCACAAAATTGACCGACATCGTCGCCAGCCGGGCCAAGACGGTGCTCGAAAAGGAGCTGGGCTTTTCCATTCCGTTGGCGGACGAGAAACGGCTGGGGCAGCTTTTGGGGCCGCATTACGGAGATCATCAATTCGGGAATATCGTCAAATTCATGTCCGGCCGCGCTCCCAGTGAGTGCGACGAAACCCTCCTGCACGCGCCCGGAACCGAAAAGTGCATCGCGCTCGTCTATGAAGGCCCCGAAGCCGTGCGAAAAATCCGCGACGTCCTCGGCCCAACCGACCCCTCCAAAGCGCCGCCCGGTTCGATTCGCCGCGAGTTTGGCCAGACCATCATGGTTAACGCGGCGCACGCCAGTGATTCCGAGGAAAACGCGACACGCGAAATCCGCGTCGTCAACGTCGGCCAAAACACCTTCTGCAAAGTCGTCGAAGAGTTTTACGGCAAGGTCTGA